The nucleotide window CAAAAGAAGTTGGAGCAATATTATTTGTAGATATGGCACATATTGCAGGTTTAGTTGCTGCAGGATTACATCAAAGTCCAGTACCATATGCAGATATAGTTACAACTACAACACATAAAACATTAAGAGGGCCAAGAGGCGGAATAATAATGTGTAAGGAGAAATATGCAAAGGCAATTAATAAAGCTATCTTCCCAGGAACTCAAGGTGGACCATTAATGCATGTTATAGCAGCAAAAGCAGTTTGTCTTGGAGAGGCATTAAAACCAGAATTTAAAGTATATCAACAACAAGTAATAAAAAATGCTAAAGCTCTTGCAGATGCATTAATTGATGAGGGATTCAATTTAATAAGTGGTGGAACAGATAATCATTTGATGTTAGTTGATTTAAGAAATATGAATATAACAGGTAAGGAACTTCAAAATAGATTAGATGAAGTATATATAACATTAAATAAAAATGCAGTTCCTAATGATCCTGAAAGTCCATTTGTAACTAGTGGTGTTCGTATAGGAACTCCAGCTGTAACAACAAGGGGATTAGTAGAAGAAGATATGAAAGTTATCGCGAAATTAATTAAATTAACTATAACTGATTTTGATACAAAAGCTGATTATATAAGAAGCGAAGTAACAAAAATATGTGATAAGTATCCATTATACCAATAAAGGAGATGAAAATATGGAGTTAAAGACACCATTATACGATACACACGTTAAATATAACGGAAAGATAGTACCATTTGCAGGTTATTTACTTCCTGTTCAATATCAAGCAGGAGTAATATCAGAACATATGGCAGTAAGAACTAAAGCAGGTTTGTTTGATGTATCTCATATGGGTGAGATTATTTGCAAAGGTGAAGATGCTTTAAAGAATTTACAAATGATTCTTACAAATGATTTTACAAATATGGTTGATGGACAAGCTAGATATAGTCCAATGTGTAATGAAAAAGGTGGGACAGTTGATGATTTAATTGTTTATAAATATAAAGATAATATTTATTACATAGTAGTTAATGCAGCTAATAAAGATAAAGATTATAAGTGGATGTTAGATCATCAATTTGGCAATGTAATATTTGAAGATATATCGGACTCTATTTCTCAAATTGCATTACAAGGACCAAAATCTTTTGAAATTTTAAGTAAACTTACTTCAGAAGAAAATATACCTAAAAAATATTATCATTGTATCTTTAATGCAGAAGTAGATGGAATGAAGTGCATAGTTTCTCAAACAGGATATACAGGTGAAGATGGATACGAAATATATCTAAGTAATGAAGATGCACCTAAGATGTGGGATAGTTTAATGTCTGCTGGAGAAGAGTTTGGATTAATTCCATGCGGATTAGGAGCTAGAGATACATTAAGATTAGAAGCAGCCATGCCCCTATATGGACATGAAATGGATGATACAGTAGATCCATTAGAAACTGGACTAGGATTTGCAGTTAAGATGACAAAAGATGATTTTATAGGTAAAAAAGCTATAGAAGCAAAAGGTGATTTTACAAGAAAAAGAGTAGGTCTAAAAGTCTTAAAACGTGGAATAATCAGAGAACATGAAGAAGTTTATGTAGGTGAAAAGCTAATTGGACATACTACTTCAGGAACACACTGTCCTTATTTAGGTTATCCAATAGCTATGGCACTAATTGATATAGATTATACAGAAATAGGCACTAAAGTTGATGTTTTAGTAAGAGGCAGAAAAATAGAAGCAGAAGTTGTTAAATTACCTTTTTATAAAAAGGGAGAAAAATAAGAGAGAAATACTGAGGATGTTAAATTAGGAGGTATTATTATGAAATTATTAGATGATATTAAATATACAAAATCTCATGAATGGGTAAAGTTTATTGATGATGCTACAGCTTTAATAGGATTATCAGATTATGCACAATCTGAATTAGGGGACTTAGTATTTATTAATTTACCTGAAGAAGGAGATTCAGTAGAAGTAGAAACAGCATTTTGTGATGTAGAATCTGTAAAAGCTGTTTCAGATGTTTATTCACCAGTTTCTGGAGAAGTAATTGAGATAAATGAAGAACTTTTAGATAATCCTGCAATGGTAAATGAAAATCCATATGATGCATGGTTTATAAAAGTAGGAAATATAACAGATAAATCAGAATTACTTTCAAAAGATGATTACGTTAAGTTTGTTGAAAGTGAACAAGAGTAATAATCGTAAGTGAAGAACAAAAGCGAGGTGAAACAGTATGGGATCATATGTCTCAACTACTATTAAAGAAGAAAAAGAAATGTTAGATGCAATAGGCGTTAATAGTATAGATGATCTTTTTAAAAACGTTCCTGAAGAAGTGAAAATTAAAGGGGAACTAAATTTACCAGATGGACTTTCTGAAATGGAAGTCAAGAAACTTATGGAGAGTATAGCTAATAAAAATAAGGTTTTTTGTTCAATATTTAGAGGGGCAGGTGCTTATAATCACTATATACCTTCTATAGTAAATAGTGTTACAAGTAAAGAAGAATTTGTCACTGCCTATACTCCATATCAAGCGGAAATAAGTCAAGGAATATTACAATCAATTTTTGAATACCAAACTATGATATGTAATTTAACAGGGATGGACGTATCTAATGCATCTGTATATGATGGTGCAACAGCAGCTGCTGAATCATTAGCAATGTGTAGAGATAGAAAGCATAATAAAGCGTATGTTTCAGCAACAACAAATCCTCAAGTTATAGAAACAATGAAAACATATTGTAGTGGTAGTGGAATGGAACTTGTTATAGTTCCAGAAAAGGATGGAGTAACAGATATAGAATTTCTTAAAAATAATTTAGAAGCTGGAGCTGCATGTTTATATGTACAACAACCTAATTTCTATGGAAATATTGAAGATGCATCAGAATTAGGAGAGTGTATACATAGTGTAGGTGGAAAGTATGTTATGGGTGTTTACCCTATTTCACTCGGGGTAATAAAAACTCCTAGAGAATATGGCGCTGACATTGCAGTTGGTGAAGGTCAACCATTAGGTATGCCATTATCATGTGGAGGTCCATATCTTGGTTTTATGGCTTCCATAGATTCAATGGTGAGAAAATTACCTGGAAGGATAGTTGGAGAAACAACTGATGTAGAAGGTAAAAGAGCTTTTGTATTAACACTACAAGCTAGAGAACAGCATATAAGACGTGAAAAAGCATCAAGTAATATATGTTCAAATGAAGCATTATGTGCATTAACTGCATCAGTTTATTTAGCAGCAATGGGTAGTAAAGGAATTAAAGAAGTTGCATCTCAAAGTATGTCAAAAGCTAAATATATGTCTGAGAAATTAAGTGAAGTTGGACAAAAACTAAAATACGATAAGCCATTCTTCAATGAATTTGTAACAATATCTGAAGCACCGGTACGAAGTGTTTTAAAAGCTTTAGAGGATAACGGAATTTTAGGTGGATATCCTTTATCTGATAATGAAATATTATGGTGTTGTACAGAAATGAACAGTAAAGAAGAAATAGATAAAGTTGTTGAAATACTTAAGGAGGTGTAGGGTATGGAATTAATATTTGAAAAAAGTTGCGAAGGAACTGGTTGTACTCTATTACCTAAATGTGATGTTGATATTTATGAAGTTGGAGATAAGGATAAGAGACAGTTAGAATTAAAATTACCAGAACTTTCAGAAAATGATTTAAGTAGACATTATACAGAATTAGTTAAGAAAACTCATGGTGTAAATGATGGATTTTATCCATTAGGATCTTGTACTATGAAATATAACCCTAAAATAAATGAAGATATGGCTAAGTTGCCTGGATTCACAAAGATACATCCATTACAACCGGAAGATACTATGAAGGGTTGTATTGAGGTAATGGAGTTAACAAAAAAATATTTATGTGAAATAACAGGAATGGATGATATGACTTTACAACCAGCAGCAGGAGCACATGGTGAGTTTACAGGATTATTACTTATTAAGGCATATCATGAGAGCAGAGGAGACTTTAAAAGAAAAAAAATTATAGTACCTGACTCAGCACATGGAACTAATCCTGCTAGTGCAGTAATGGCTGGATTTACTGTTGTAAGTATTCCATCAGGAGAAGATGGATTAGTAGATTTAGAAAAACTAAAAGAAGTAGTTGGAGATGATACTGCTGGATTAATGTTAACTAATCCTAATACAGTAGGATTATTTGATAAGAATATTCTTGAAATCACTAGAATAATACATGAAGCTGGTGGATTAGCATATTATGATGGTGCAAATTTAAATGCTATCATGGGTGTAGCAAGACCTGGAGACATGGGATTTGATGTTATTCATACTAATCTCCACAAAACATTTTCAACACCACATGGTGGTGGAGGTCCAGGAAGTGGTCCAGTAGGATGTAAGAAAATATTATCTAAATTCTTACCAAACCCTTCAATAGATGAGGATGGAAAATTTGAATATAGATTAGAAAGTATAGGACAAGTCAAGAGCTTCTACGGAAATTTTCTTGTAGTTGTTAGAGCCCTTACATACATTGCAACTTTAGGAAAAGAGGGAATTCCCGAGGCAAGTAAAAATGCAGTGTTAAATGCAAATTATATGATGGCAAAATTATCTGATTTATATACTATGGCATATAACGAGACATGTATGCATGAATTTGTTATGAGTCTTGAGTCATTAAAGAAAGAAACAGGAATATCTGCTATGGATATAGCAAAAGGATTGTTAGATAAAGATATTCATCCACCAACAATGTACTTCCCATTAATAGTACATGAAGCTTTAATGATAGAGCCAACAGAAACTGAATCAAAGAAAACATTAGATAATGCTATTGAAGTTTTACGTGATTTATATAATACAGCAAAAAATAGTCCAGATCAATTACATGAAGCTCCGATTTCAACAGCAGTTAGACGACTTGATGAAGTTAAGGCGGCACGTAATCCAATATTAAGATATAAATAAAATAAGACTTGAAAGAGAGTGGTTATTATGATAGAAAAAATTACTTATATAGAAACTGAGAACACAAATCCATATCATAATTTAGCTCTAGAAGAAATGTTGCTAGAGAATGTAGAAAAAAATCAGTGTATTTTATACTTATGGCAAAATAAGAATACTGTGGTTATTGGTAGAAATCAAAATAGTTGGAAGGAATGCAAAGTAGAGTTTTTAGAAGAAAACGGAGGCAATTTAGCTAGAAGACTATCTGGAGGAGGCGCAGTATTTCATGATTTAGGTAACTTAAATTTTACATTTCTTGTGCATAAAGAAAATTACAGTGTTGAAAGGCAACTTCAAGTGATTATAAAGGCATTAGAGAAATTTGGATTAAAGGCGGAGAAAAATGGTAGAAACGATATAACTATAGATGGAAGAAAATTTTCAGGAAATGCTTTCTATCAAGTAAAAGATAATTGTTATCATCATGGTACATTAATGGTTAATGTAAACATGCAGGATTTATCTAAATATTTAAATGTGTCAAAAGATAAATTAAAATCTAAAGGGGTAGACTCTGTAAAGTCTAGAGTAATAAATTTATCTTCCTTATGTGAAGAGATAACAATATCATCATTAAAAGATAAGCTCTTCGAAGCTTTTGGTGAAACTTATAATTGTACTCCAGAAAGGTTAGATGAAGAGTGTATTGATAAGGTGTTGCTACAAGAAAAAATCGAAAAGTTCGGATCATGGGATTGGAAGTATGGAAGAAAAATAAATTTCCAATATGAGATAAGTAATAGATTCGATTGGGGAGATATTCAACTACAGTTTGGTGTTAAAAGTGGGGTTATAGATGAAATAGGAGTATATTCTGATGCTATGGAACAAGACTTTATATTAAATCTCGCACAACTTATTAACAATACAATTTTTAACAAAACAGCAATTTGTGAGAAATTATCTAAGTATCAATGTAAAGAAGCTATAGAAGAAAAAATGCTAAATGATATTGTAGACTTGATAAAAGAGCAAGACATATAGAGAGAAGGTGTAGAGTAAATGGACACTAATTATGACTTAATAGTAATTGGAGCTGGTCCTGGCGGATATGTTGCAGCTATTAAAGCTGCAAAGCTAGGAATGAAGGTGGCGGTAATTGAAAAAGGAGAACTTGGTGGAACTTGTTTAAATCGAGGATGTATACCAACAAAATCTTTAATTCATGCTACAGAATTATATAGAAAAATGCAGCATAGTGAAGAATATGGAATTATACATAGTGAAATAAGTTATGATATAGAAAAGATTTTTTCATATAAAGATGGAGTTCTTGAAAAATTAAGAGGTGGAATAGGTCAATTATTTAAAGCTAATAATATAACTTTATTTAAAGGTACGGCAAAGATTTTCAAAGATAATATTGTTAAGGTAAGAACGTGTGATGATTTAATAGAACTTAAAGGAACTAAAATTTTGATTGCTACTGGATCTAAACCAGCTATACCTAAAATTCCGGGAGTTAATACTCCCGGGGTAGTTACCAGTGATGATTTATTAACAAATCCTAATATCAATTGTGACAATTTAATTATTATAGGGGGAGGAGTTATCAGTGTAGAATTTGCCACTATATTTGCTTCCTTAGGTAAAAATGTAACTATAATCGAAGCAATGTCTAGAATATTACCTAGTATGGATAAAGAAATTTCTCAGAATTTAAAAATGATATTAAAGAAAAGAAATGTAAATATTCATACAAATGCGATGGTTGAAAGTATATCAAAAGAAAATGATAAGCTAATATGTAGTTTTAAGGAAAAAGAAAAATTACATACAGTTGAAGGTAATTCAATTCTTTTAGCCATCGGAAGAAGTTCCTCTATTGATGATTTATTTGATACTTCCATTTGTATAGATACAGAAAGAAATAAGATATTAGTAAATGAAGACTTCGAAACATCAATTAAAGGTATTTATGCTATTGGTGATGTTATTAAGGGAATTCAGTTAGCACATGTAGCTTCAGCGCAAGGCATTGTAGCAGTTGAAAAAATGAATGGTATAGTTCCTACCTTAAATTTAGATGTTATACCAAGTTGTGTATATACAGATCCTGAAATTGCAAGTGTAGGAATCACTGAAGAAGAAGCAAAGGACATGGGCATACCAGTTGTTGTAGGAAAAACAATTACATCATCTAATGGTAAGGCAATTTTATCAAATGACGAAAGAGGATTCATCAAAGTGATTTTCACGAAGGATTACCATGCAATTATTGGTGCTCAGATGATGTGTTCTAGAGCAACTGATATGATTGGTGAATTATCAACAGCAATAGCTAATAAATTAACAGATAAAGATTTGACAAAAGCTATGAAAGCGCATCCTACATATAATGAAGCTTTAGTTGAAGCAGTAGAAGATGCTTTTGGGAAAAGTATACATAGTAGGATAAAAAAGTAATAAAAAGTGTTTAAACTTAATAATGTAATGAAAAATAGTTAATATAGTGTTGAATTTCAGAAAATTTTATAAAAAGTAATAAGTTTACATAGTAAAAATATTAGATTATAATGATGAAATAATAGGAATTATATCATATTCTTGATTAAATTAATAAATAAAAATTAAGAGAGGTATTTGTATGAACTATTTTGAAAGAGCAAATGAGTTAAAAGACGAATTATCAAAAAACAGACAATACATACATGAAAATGCAGAAGTTGGTATGGAGTTACCAAATACTTGTCAGTATGTAATGTCAAAATTAAAAGAGATGGGATATGAACCTAAAGTAATAGGTGGAAGTGGTGTAACTGCAACAGTAGGAAATGGACAAGGAAAAACAATTTTATTGAGAGCAGATATGGATGCGTTGCCGATGAAGGAGGAGAGTGGAGAACCTTTTGCATGTAAAAACGGTAAAGCAGTACATGCCTGTGGTCATGATTTGCATGCCGCTATGCTATTAGGAGCTGCAAAAATGCTTAAGGAAAATGAAGCATCTATACAAGGAACAGTAAAATTAGCATTTCAACCTGGAGAAGAAATATTTCAAGGGTCAAAAGCATTAATTGAAGAAGGAATTTTAGAATCTCCAAAAGTAGATGCAGCCCTTGCTTATCATGTTGGACCTGGGAAAATGCCAGTAGGCTTACATATGTATAATGATCAAAATACTATGATGTATTCAAATGATGGTTTTAAAATTACTGTACATGGTAAAGGTGCTCATGGTGCATATCCACACCTTTCTGTGGATCCAATCCATATTGCAGTTCAAATTTATCTTGGATTAGAAGAGATAATTGCGAGAGAGGTGAATAGTTCTAGTCCTTGTGTTATGACAATAGGAAAATTAACAGCGGGGGAAGCTAATAACATTATACCAGAAACAGCAGAAATTCAAGGGTCTATTAGAACTACTTCTGTAGAAAATAGAGAAATTATGGTATCAAGGATGAAAGAAGTTGCTTGTAAGATAGCTGAGGTTTATAGAGGTACTGCTGAAGTAGAAATGATTTCAGAAGTTCCGCCACTTATTTGTAATCCAGAGTTTACAAAAGAAATTCTTTCATATATGTCAGAGCTTGACGTTCCAGGACAAATGGGGGTTCCAGGAATACAAGCAAGTGCGTCAGATGATTTTTCTGTTATCTTGGAAAAGGTACCAGGTGCATATATGTTCCTATCAGCAGGATATCCTGACAAGGATGTGGCACCAAGTCATAATCCTAAAGTTATTTTTAATGAAGATGTACTTCCAATAGGATCAGCATATTTAGCACATTGTGCAACAAGATGGCTTGAAAATAATAAATAACAGAATTAATAAATAAAAAGGGGGAAAACTTATGGAGAAAGAAAATAATGCTGTACCAACAGTTGCAATTCCATTATCAAAAACAAAGAAAACTTTAGTAACTATAGGATGTATTTGTCTAATGTTATCAATTGCATTCTTTGGGCTTAGTTTAGCAGTTATTCAAGGGCCTTTATTGGAAAAAATGAATGGAATGCATTATTTCTCAACGTTAACAATTTTTGCTTCATTAGGTTTAGCAATTTTAACGCCAATTGGAGGAAAACTTGGCGATTTATTTGGAAGAAGAAATGTTATAGTAATTGCTGGTATTGTAGGGATAATTTGCGGTGTAGGAATGGGAATTGTAAAAACAGTTGTTCCATTTATGATATTAAGACTTATTCTAGGAGCAGCACAAGGAGCATTTACAGCGGCACCATATATTTTAATACGTGAAATCTATGAACCAAAAGATGTACCAAAAAGAATGGGATTACTTTCAAGTTCTATTGCAGTTGGTGGATTTGCAGGAAGTATTATAGCAGGTATATTAACAGATGCAGGATTGTTAAAGCTAGGAATAGTATTTCCAGTTATTCCATTATTAATAGGAGTATTACTTATTGGATTCAATCTTCCAAATAAGAAGAGAGAAGAAAAAGCAATTATTGATTTCCCTGGTGTTATATTGCTAGCATTATTTTTAAGTTCATTATTGTTATCATTAAATTATGCACCCAAAATTGGATGGGCAAATCCAATAATAATAATAGGATTTATAGTAGCAATTATTTTAGGATTTTTATTAGTTAAAGTAGAAAAGAAAGCGATAGAACCAGTTATACCAATGAATTTATTTACTAATAAGAGATATAGAACTTTAATAATAATAGGTGTAATTGCATATTTCTATCAAGAAGCAATGAATATGTATGCACCATTATCAGTACAAAAGGTTATGGGACAATCTGCAACAATTTCAGGAACACTTCAATTTCCACGTATGGTACTTATAATGATATTACCAGTTATCGTTGGAGCATGGGTTAGTAAAAAAGCAGGAAATGCGAAAAAAGCAATGGTTATTGCAACTGGATTAGTAGCAGTTTCATTCTTGGTAATGGGCTTTACAACTAGTAACACACCAGTAATAGTTTATTTTGTAGCATTAGCATTAACAGGAGTTGCAGAAAGTTTTAGAGCAGTTTCAATTACACCATCAGCACAAGCTGCATTGGATCCATCAGAATGGGGAATAGGAACTTCCTTATTAACATTTATGAATTCACTTTCTCTTTTATTTGCAGCAGCAATAGATGGTATTGTTTTTGATGTAAATAAGAACAATATCCAAGCAGGTATTAATGGAATATTCCTATTAACTGCTGTTATTTCAATAATAGGTGTTTTAGTTGTTATATTTGGGATAAAAAAGGAAGAGACTAATGAAAATTAATTGAATCATATAGTATTATAGATAGAGCCTTTAAATAGAGAGGCTCTATTTTTTTATGTAAATTTAAATATACGTGACGTAACTTTTTATTGCAATACTTATGTTGTAATGCTATCATTTTAATATCCCTCATAGGGGGATATTAGGAGGGTGTGTTATGGGGTTTTATAAAAATAATAAAAAAGATATTACTATTATATTTAGTTTAGCTATACCAGTTATAGTAGAAAATATTCTTCAAACATTACTAGGAACAACAGATACGTATTTTGCTGGACATATTAATGATAATTCTATAGCTGCCATTGGTGTTACTAATTTAATAGTAAATATATTCATTGCATTTTTTTCTGCAGTTAGTATTGGAACAGGAACTATTGTTTCTAGAAATTTTGGTAGAGAAGATTATGAGAAAGTCAATAATGCCATAAAACAATCCAGTATAATAGGTATAGTTCTTGGATTGATAATTGGAGTAATTAGTATTGCATTCTATAAACCAATTCTTATGATTTCTGGATTATCAATAGATCTTATAGGATATACCCTTCCATATTATATGATTGTAACAGTACCATTAATATTTCTATGTTTGTCTATTATATTATCAAGTTGTTTAAGAGCCATTAAAGATACCAAGACACCTATGATAGCAGTGGGGGTTTCAAATATAATAAATATAATTTTTAATGCTATTTTTATTAATTTAGGATTAGGTATATTAGGGCTTGGATTAGCTACTACTACTTCTAGAATAGTAAATGTGATAATTCTTTTAGTAAAATTAATGAAAGGTAATGAAGTTAAACTTAATTATAAAAATATGATAATAGATAAGAAGATGATAATTTCTATCTTAAAGATAGGTATTCCAGCAGGAATAGAAAAATTAGTGATGAGAATTGGTCAATTAGTATATAATAGTATGATAATTTCTATAGGAATATCAGCATATGTAGCTCATAATATTGCAGGGAATATCGAGGGTTATACGTATATACCTGCAATGGCATTTGGGATTGCTACAGCTACATTGGTAGGAATAAGTATTGGAGAAAGTAATATAAAAAAAGCAAAGAATATAGTCTACTTATCAGATGTTATGGCTACAATTTTTATGATTATAATTGCAATTATATTTTTTTTCTTTGCACCGCAGTTTGCGAATTTATTTACTGAAACTAAAGAAATACAAGGTATGGTGGTTAGTGTTTTAAGGTTAATTGCACTATTTCAACCTTTTGCTGCACTAACTCAAATAATTACAGGTGCACTACAAGGTGCAGGTGATACTAAATTTCCTATGTATTCAACTTTAATAGGTATTTGGATTGGAAGGGTTGGAGTAGGATATTTATTAGGAGTAGTATTTAAATTAGGATTACTAGGTGTTTGGATGGGATATGCTTTCGATATAATATTGAGAGGACTTATATTATTAAAACGATTTTTAGATGGAAAGTGGCAGAAAATAGATATATAATTAATTAAAAAGTTTAAAGGAGATAAAGAGAGTGAGTGAGAAGCATACACATAATCACAATCATAAAAATACTAAAGCTGTAGTAAATAGACTATCAAGAGCAATAGGACATTTAGAAGCAGTAAAAAAAATGGTTGAAGAAGGTAGAGACTGTAGTGAGGTATTGATACAAGTATCAGCAGTGAAATCAGCAATTAATAATATTGGTAAGATTATATTGAAAGATCATATAGAAAATTGTGTTGTCGATGCTATAGAAACTGGAGATGAAGAGGTAGTAAAACAACTAAATCAAGCTATAGATAAATTTATTAAATAATATTAAATATATAAGTCGAAAATCTATATTGTTAGTAAAGAAATAGAAATACAGTATTATGAAGAAAGAATAGGCGGTATTTTTTATAATAAATATATCTTTATGATATAATAATTATAAGTATATAATTATTTATATAGGAGTGGGTAAGATGAAACGAAATGAAGTAGTTTGCTCTAATGTCCTAAGACCAATACTAAAAAGTTATATAGATGGAGTTATATATGAGATAAGAGAAAGTGAAGGAATATATAGATTTAATCACGATAAGGATCTTAGAGCGTTGCTTAATAATGAGCATGTAGTTGAACGATTAGGAAAAGAGTTCAATGAGGATGAGATTAAAATAATATATTTTAAAACATTAGATATAATAAAGGAAAAACTTCAAGACAATTATTGTTTAAATGAAAATAAGATAGTTACTGTAAAAAGATTAGGAGTATTATAATATACTACTAATCTTTTGTTGATTTATCATAAAAAATCATTATACTTCATTGGCCAGCTATATGAGTTTAAAACAACATTTCTAAATTATGGTATATTAATATATAATGTACATATAAGAAAAATATGGAAAACGCTTTAAGGGGATGGGGTCTTATGAAAAATCAAGTTAAGTATTATTTAGTTGGAATCATTATAATCTTATTTAGTTCACCTTTGGGATATGGAACACTTAATATCATTTTTGGAAGAAAAAATCTCGCGGGAGAGTTTAATCTATTGTTAAATGGTTTTATCCATTCATATATGTTAATTGGACTATTAATATTTAGCATTGGGTTGATAAACACATTTATTGAAAAGAAACAAAAATAGTAACGATTATATGAGAATATAATAAAAAATAATATTATTAAAAAATTTGGGTTATATAATATAGAAAAAATTAAATAAAATTATAAAAAATACTTAAAATTACATAAAGGTATAAAATTACTTGACGATAATTTAAATAAATCTAGATTTTCGAGAGTAAGGAGAAAACAAATGAACGAAATCTTTAAAGAGAATGAAAATGAAATTGATAAAGTACTATTAAAGATATGTTATTGTTTTATTATTTTTTATCCATCGTTATTTTTTGGTACACTTCCTTTTAAAAGAACACTAGCATTAGTTATAGTAGGGGTCGTAATTAGCTTATTACCACCTTTATATTATAAAAGTAATCTTGATAGGGAAAAATTCAAATGGGTAACAATTATATTGATGATAATAAATATTACAGTAATGTATTCATTATTATATGCAAATATAATGTTATTATGGGTTGTACCAATAATAATTGCATCGATGTATTTTGATAAAAGGTTAGTAATATTTACAATCTTATTAGTAATACCAGGATTAGTAG belongs to Clostridium bornimense and includes:
- a CDS encoding lipoate--protein ligase, whose translation is MIEKITYIETENTNPYHNLALEEMLLENVEKNQCILYLWQNKNTVVIGRNQNSWKECKVEFLEENGGNLARRLSGGGAVFHDLGNLNFTFLVHKENYSVERQLQVIIKALEKFGLKAEKNGRNDITIDGRKFSGNAFYQVKDNCYHHGTLMVNVNMQDLSKYLNVSKDKLKSKGVDSVKSRVINLSSLCEEITISSLKDKLFEAFGETYNCTPERLDEECIDKVLLQEKIEKFGSWDWKYGRKINFQYEISNRFDWGDIQLQFGVKSGVIDEIGVYSDAMEQDFILNLAQLINNTIFNKTAICEKLSKYQCKEAIEEKMLNDIVDLIKEQDI
- the gcvH gene encoding glycine cleavage system protein GcvH, which encodes MKLLDDIKYTKSHEWVKFIDDATALIGLSDYAQSELGDLVFINLPEEGDSVEVETAFCDVESVKAVSDVYSPVSGEVIEINEELLDNPAMVNENPYDAWFIKVGNITDKSELLSKDDYVKFVESEQE
- the gcvPB gene encoding aminomethyl-transferring glycine dehydrogenase subunit GcvPB, encoding MELIFEKSCEGTGCTLLPKCDVDIYEVGDKDKRQLELKLPELSENDLSRHYTELVKKTHGVNDGFYPLGSCTMKYNPKINEDMAKLPGFTKIHPLQPEDTMKGCIEVMELTKKYLCEITGMDDMTLQPAAGAHGEFTGLLLIKAYHESRGDFKRKKIIVPDSAHGTNPASAVMAGFTVVSIPSGEDGLVDLEKLKEVVGDDTAGLMLTNPNTVGLFDKNILEITRIIHEAGGLAYYDGANLNAIMGVARPGDMGFDVIHTNLHKTFSTPHGGGGPGSGPVGCKKILSKFLPNPSIDEDGKFEYRLESIGQVKSFYGNFLVVVRALTYIATLGKEGIPEASKNAVLNANYMMAKLSDLYTMAYNETCMHEFVMSLESLKKETGISAMDIAKGLLDKDIHPPTMYFPLIVHEALMIEPTETESKKTLDNAIEVLRDLYNTAKNSPDQLHEAPISTAVRRLDEVKAARNPILRYK
- the gcvPA gene encoding aminomethyl-transferring glycine dehydrogenase subunit GcvPA, with product MGSYVSTTIKEEKEMLDAIGVNSIDDLFKNVPEEVKIKGELNLPDGLSEMEVKKLMESIANKNKVFCSIFRGAGAYNHYIPSIVNSVTSKEEFVTAYTPYQAEISQGILQSIFEYQTMICNLTGMDVSNASVYDGATAAAESLAMCRDRKHNKAYVSATTNPQVIETMKTYCSGSGMELVIVPEKDGVTDIEFLKNNLEAGAACLYVQQPNFYGNIEDASELGECIHSVGGKYVMGVYPISLGVIKTPREYGADIAVGEGQPLGMPLSCGGPYLGFMASIDSMVRKLPGRIVGETTDVEGKRAFVLTLQAREQHIRREKASSNICSNEALCALTASVYLAAMGSKGIKEVASQSMSKAKYMSEKLSEVGQKLKYDKPFFNEFVTISEAPVRSVLKALEDNGILGGYPLSDNEILWCCTEMNSKEEIDKVVEILKEV
- the glyA gene encoding serine hydroxymethyltransferase, producing the protein MINEIMESISKCDPEVGEALKKEMKRQRRNLELIASENIISPTVMMAMATVPANKYAEGYPGKRYYGGCEEIDVIEQLAIDRTKELFGCEHACVQPHSGANANMAVYAAFLKPGDTVLGLNLAHGGHLTHGSPVNQSGILYNFIPYNIDENSGVIDYDKVRELAIRHKPKMIVAGASAYPREIKFDVFHDIAKEVGAILFVDMAHIAGLVAAGLHQSPVPYADIVTTTTHKTLRGPRGGIIMCKEKYAKAINKAIFPGTQGGPLMHVIAAKAVCLGEALKPEFKVYQQQVIKNAKALADALIDEGFNLISGGTDNHLMLVDLRNMNITGKELQNRLDEVYITLNKNAVPNDPESPFVTSGVRIGTPAVTTRGLVEEDMKVIAKLIKLTITDFDTKADYIRSEVTKICDKYPLYQ
- the gcvT gene encoding glycine cleavage system aminomethyltransferase GcvT, with product MELKTPLYDTHVKYNGKIVPFAGYLLPVQYQAGVISEHMAVRTKAGLFDVSHMGEIICKGEDALKNLQMILTNDFTNMVDGQARYSPMCNEKGGTVDDLIVYKYKDNIYYIVVNAANKDKDYKWMLDHQFGNVIFEDISDSISQIALQGPKSFEILSKLTSEENIPKKYYHCIFNAEVDGMKCIVSQTGYTGEDGYEIYLSNEDAPKMWDSLMSAGEEFGLIPCGLGARDTLRLEAAMPLYGHEMDDTVDPLETGLGFAVKMTKDDFIGKKAIEAKGDFTRKRVGLKVLKRGIIREHEEVYVGEKLIGHTTSGTHCPYLGYPIAMALIDIDYTEIGTKVDVLVRGRKIEAEVVKLPFYKKGEK